One region of Flavobacterium sp. GSB-24 genomic DNA includes:
- a CDS encoding SusC/RagA family TonB-linked outer membrane protein produces MRTFIFLFCTTIFGFSPVNLFSQNTKVVIAADKMVSVDEVFDIIKQQTNYTFIYQEDLFKKLPRVQLKKGKIRVNDLLKATFTSKDFDFSFANGNTIVVKEVRPERVVVQQSKNIEISGVVTNQKKEPLPGVNVKVKGTNAAAQTDFDGKFKITAPNDGILLFTYIGHRAEIIAVNNRKVINVSLTEETKQLEGVVVNTGVTVRKKELITGAVSTYKGEELRQVSTQNVVQALKTLDPSFMVLNNNIAGSNPNVLPVIEVRGQTSLSVNQVNDRFKEDPNQPLFILDGFPTTLQQVVDLDINRIANITLLKDAASTALYGSRSANGVVVIETNKPIPGKLQISYVYNSSYELADLSVYNLMNAEQKLEFERLSGAYVIKRLGDYATQFKWDEIYNQRLANVRRGVDTYWLNEPIQMGITSGHSLSIGGGSDEFRFNLAGNYKSLSGTMKGSEHNTWGYNANLIYKKKKVSFNNNFFISGGNNQESPYGSFATWAKASPYYEKYNENGVPTRYLDGTNIPVGNPIVNDYVNQAENPLYNVRLNSFDKSVDFNFTNNFAINYDINPHIKTTAALSVSRLQTTSTKFVSPDNTQFISDIPTEKGSYERKDYLTNKWNGNIGGTYSNVFNNVHSVTYTLRASALETRYGSYSSILRGFPLGVEGNPSFAFGFEKDSKPGNYNEMVRSVDLTNQLNYAYNRKYLLDLTQTISGATNFGTNKKYSPYYGIGIGWNMNYEFNMNVDVVNILKLRANFGQTGNQNLVGFASHDIYTYDPNTNIFGAGLNVSQLANINLEPQKTKDLSLGLDLAMFKNRLTATLGAYRRRTSPQIVEIDLAASTGVTAYPLNIGYITTQGLELKANYTIINNAKSDFYWGVGLTATTNENELGGFNNALASLNDAAKKTTSLTRFYDGASTNDLWAVPSLGIDPATGREVFLKKNGETTFILDKNDERIMGNSREIATGVFSTSVNYQSFSLGVFIRYSFGADQFNTALYDKVENISSSNIFDNQDARAFTDRWTTPGQIAQFKAISLTNETPISSRFIQKADYISGESLRLGYRVTNKAWLNKSGLAGLAFNAYANEFFRVSTIKAERGIEYPFSRIYSLSINVSF; encoded by the coding sequence ATGAGAACTTTTATCTTCTTGTTTTGTACTACAATTTTTGGTTTTTCTCCCGTAAATCTATTTTCACAAAACACAAAAGTTGTAATTGCCGCTGATAAAATGGTGTCTGTTGACGAAGTTTTTGACATTATCAAGCAGCAAACAAATTATACTTTTATTTATCAGGAAGATTTATTTAAAAAATTACCGAGAGTACAATTAAAAAAGGGAAAAATTAGGGTAAATGATCTTTTAAAAGCGACTTTTACAAGTAAAGATTTTGACTTTAGTTTTGCAAATGGAAATACGATTGTTGTAAAAGAGGTTCGTCCAGAAAGAGTTGTAGTACAGCAGTCTAAAAATATAGAAATTTCTGGTGTTGTAACCAATCAGAAAAAAGAACCGCTGCCAGGGGTTAACGTAAAAGTTAAAGGTACAAATGCAGCTGCCCAAACAGATTTTGACGGGAAATTTAAAATTACAGCGCCAAATGATGGAATCTTATTATTTACTTATATTGGACACAGAGCCGAGATTATTGCCGTAAATAACAGAAAGGTAATCAATGTTTCTCTTACCGAAGAGACCAAACAATTAGAAGGTGTTGTCGTAAATACAGGGGTTACAGTTCGTAAAAAAGAATTAATTACAGGAGCAGTCTCTACTTATAAAGGTGAGGAATTACGACAAGTTTCGACTCAAAACGTTGTTCAGGCCTTAAAAACGTTAGATCCTTCGTTTATGGTTTTAAACAATAACATTGCAGGTTCAAACCCAAATGTTTTGCCAGTAATCGAAGTGAGAGGACAGACCAGTTTATCTGTAAATCAAGTAAATGATCGTTTTAAAGAAGATCCAAATCAACCTTTGTTTATCTTAGACGGATTCCCGACTACATTACAGCAAGTTGTTGATTTAGATATTAATAGAATTGCCAATATTACGCTTCTTAAAGATGCTGCTTCTACGGCATTATATGGTTCACGGTCTGCAAACGGAGTTGTTGTTATTGAGACCAATAAACCAATTCCTGGAAAATTACAAATTTCTTATGTCTATAATTCATCTTATGAATTGGCAGATTTAAGTGTTTATAATTTAATGAATGCGGAGCAGAAATTAGAATTCGAAAGACTTTCTGGCGCTTATGTAATAAAGCGTCTTGGCGACTATGCTACACAATTTAAGTGGGATGAAATTTATAACCAGCGTCTGGCAAATGTGCGTCGTGGTGTTGATACTTACTGGCTGAATGAGCCTATTCAAATGGGAATTACTTCGGGACACAGTTTGTCAATTGGCGGAGGATCAGACGAATTTAGATTCAATCTTGCCGGAAATTACAAATCTTTATCCGGAACAATGAAAGGCTCTGAGCATAATACTTGGGGATACAATGCCAACTTGATTTATAAAAAGAAAAAAGTAAGTTTCAATAATAACTTCTTTATTTCAGGAGGTAATAATCAGGAATCTCCCTATGGCTCATTTGCTACGTGGGCAAAAGCAAGTCCGTATTATGAAAAATATAATGAAAATGGAGTTCCAACACGTTATTTAGATGGAACTAATATTCCTGTGGGAAATCCAATTGTAAACGATTATGTAAATCAGGCAGAGAATCCTTTATATAATGTTCGTTTAAACAGCTTTGACAAGAGTGTAGATTTTAATTTCACAAACAACTTTGCTATTAATTATGACATTAATCCTCATATAAAAACAACTGCAGCACTATCGGTTTCTAGATTGCAGACTACATCTACAAAATTCGTTTCGCCAGATAACACGCAATTCATTTCAGATATTCCAACAGAAAAAGGAAGTTATGAGAGAAAAGATTATCTGACTAATAAATGGAATGGAAATATTGGAGGGACATATTCAAATGTTTTTAATAATGTTCACTCTGTTACGTACACGTTGCGAGCTTCGGCTTTAGAAACAAGATATGGATCTTATAGTTCTATTTTAAGAGGATTCCCATTAGGAGTTGAAGGCAATCCTAGCTTTGCTTTTGGATTTGAGAAAGATTCAAAACCTGGAAATTACAATGAAATGGTGCGAAGCGTTGATTTAACCAATCAGCTGAATTATGCTTATAACAGAAAATATTTGCTTGATTTAACTCAGACAATTTCTGGAGCAACCAATTTTGGAACAAATAAAAAATATTCACCTTACTATGGTATCGGTATTGGATGGAATATGAACTACGAATTTAACATGAATGTAGATGTCGTGAATATCTTAAAACTTCGTGCAAATTTTGGTCAGACAGGAAATCAAAATCTTGTTGGTTTTGCTTCACATGATATTTATACTTATGATCCTAATACTAATATTTTTGGCGCCGGATTAAACGTTTCGCAATTGGCAAACATCAATTTAGAGCCTCAAAAAACAAAAGATTTGTCTTTAGGGCTAGACTTGGCAATGTTTAAAAACAGATTGACGGCAACTTTGGGAGCTTACAGACGTAGAACTTCTCCACAAATTGTTGAAATCGATCTTGCGGCTTCAACTGGAGTTACCGCTTATCCTTTAAATATTGGTTATATAACTACTCAAGGTTTAGAGCTTAAAGCCAATTATACTATTATTAATAATGCTAAATCTGATTTTTATTGGGGAGTTGGATTAACAGCGACTACAAATGAAAATGAATTAGGAGGCTTTAATAATGCTTTGGCTTCATTAAATGATGCGGCCAAAAAAACAACCAGTCTGACAAGATTTTATGATGGAGCCAGCACAAATGATCTTTGGGCAGTGCCTTCATTAGGAATTGATCCTGCTACAGGAAGAGAAGTTTTCTTGAAGAAAAATGGAGAAACTACATTTATTTTAGATAAAAATGATGAAAGAATCATGGGTAATTCAAGAGAAATTGCAACAGGTGTTTTTTCTACAAGTGTTAATTACCAAAGCTTCAGTTTAGGAGTATTCATCCGTTACAGTTTTGGAGCAGATCAATTCAACACTGCTTTATATGACAAAGTCGAAAATATCAGCTCAAGTAATATTTTTGATAATCAAGATGCCAGAGCGTTTACAGACCGATGGACAACTCCAGGACAAATCGCACAATTTAAGGCTATCAGCTTAACAAACGAAACACCGATTTCGTCTCGATTTATTCAAAAAGCAGATTATATATCAGGAGAATCACTTCGTTTAGGATATCGCGTAACCAACAAAGCTTGGCTTAATAAATCAGGATTAGCTGGTTTAGCATTCAATGCTTATGCAAATGAGTTTTTTAGAGTTTCGACTATAAAAGCCGAGCGAGGAATTGAATATCCTTTTTCAAGAATTTATTCTTTAAGCATAAACGTATCATTTTAA
- a CDS encoding FecR domain-containing protein yields MKKEDFLVLLNRYLSGDTTLEENNKLLNYYESFQTGQDWDDVLGSKEEMELKMRTRLQNALQSEENKIIHLQPFYTKTTFKLMAMAASLLLLISISLFISKTNPLKIETPAVAHKEILIGSDKATLTLEDGSVIALEKGKSYTQGNASSNGEKLIYNSKDAKPAAIANNYLTIPRGGQFFVQLADSTKVWLNSESQLKYPVAFIDGETRQVELVYGEAYFEVSPSTKHKGSRFKVKTQSQNVEVIGTEFNIKAYKDETTIYTTLVKGIVAVSNASKKQILAPNEQSRITDYNGNIAVSDVDVYNEISWRKGLFVFKGMPLKDIARVLSRWYDADIVFADPALGNVKFNGVLNKNQKLEDILTTIKNINFINAYEKKDNKIIIK; encoded by the coding sequence ATGAAAAAAGAGGATTTTTTAGTGCTGCTAAATAGATATCTTTCCGGTGATACCACTCTCGAGGAGAATAATAAATTATTGAATTATTACGAGAGTTTTCAAACCGGACAAGATTGGGACGATGTATTGGGTTCTAAAGAAGAAATGGAACTCAAAATGAGAACGCGTCTTCAAAATGCACTTCAATCGGAAGAAAATAAAATTATTCACCTTCAGCCTTTTTATACTAAAACGACTTTTAAACTAATGGCGATGGCAGCATCACTATTATTGTTGATTTCGATTTCATTATTCATTAGTAAAACAAATCCGCTTAAAATAGAAACGCCGGCAGTTGCCCACAAAGAAATTCTAATTGGCAGCGACAAAGCTACTCTGACATTAGAAGACGGTTCTGTAATTGCTTTAGAAAAAGGAAAATCGTATACGCAGGGGAATGCTTCTAGTAACGGAGAAAAATTGATTTACAATTCAAAAGATGCTAAACCTGCCGCAATTGCAAACAATTACTTAACGATTCCGAGAGGCGGACAATTTTTTGTTCAGTTGGCCGACAGCACTAAAGTCTGGCTGAACTCTGAATCTCAGCTAAAATATCCAGTTGCATTTATCGATGGCGAAACCAGACAAGTAGAGTTGGTTTATGGAGAAGCCTATTTTGAAGTTTCGCCAAGCACCAAACACAAAGGTTCAAGATTTAAAGTAAAAACTCAAAGTCAAAATGTAGAGGTAATTGGAACAGAATTTAATATTAAAGCCTACAAAGACGAAACTACTATTTATACCACATTGGTAAAAGGGATAGTTGCGGTAAGTAATGCTAGTAAAAAACAAATTTTAGCGCCAAACGAACAATCTAGAATAACTGATTATAACGGAAATATTGCCGTTTCGGATGTGGATGTTTACAACGAAATTTCGTGGAGAAAAGGATTATTTGTGTTTAAAGGAATGCCTCTAAAAGATATTGCAAGAGTACTTTCTAGATGGTACGATGCTGATATTGTGTTTGCTGATCCAGCTCTTGGAAACGTAAAATTTAATGGAGTTTTAAATAAAAATCAAAAATTAGAAGACATATTAACGACCATCAAAAACATCAATTTTATTAATGCCTATGAGAAAAAAGACAATAAGATTATTATAAAATAA
- a CDS encoding RNA polymerase sigma-70 factor yields the protein MAKFIMFVANYSISKTIIHLSTLTLNQDQILIDRLRDGDESALTELYNKFWQALFMSAYNVIKDKELCEDIIQDIFMNIWHNREKIEIHISLKGYMYACARYRVFNHLRKNKDKIHVELFDDLEKRFLTTTPETQLMHDELVQQLNLIIESLPEKCQAVYKLSREEQLSHKEIAERLNISTKTVENHITKALHTIRSCMGESMSMAMILWLSKNIF from the coding sequence TTGTCGACTCTTACCTTAAATCAAGATCAAATTTTAATTGATCGTCTTCGTGACGGCGATGAATCGGCTTTGACAGAATTGTATAATAAATTTTGGCAGGCGCTTTTTATGTCTGCTTATAATGTCATCAAAGACAAAGAATTGTGCGAAGATATTATTCAGGATATTTTCATGAATATCTGGCACAATCGAGAAAAAATTGAAATTCATATTTCTTTAAAAGGCTACATGTACGCGTGCGCCAGATATCGGGTTTTTAATCATTTAAGAAAAAATAAAGACAAAATACATGTCGAACTTTTTGATGATCTTGAAAAACGATTTCTAACAACTACTCCCGAAACGCAGTTAATGCACGACGAATTGGTTCAGCAGCTCAATTTAATTATCGAATCGCTTCCCGAAAAATGTCAAGCGGTTTATAAATTAAGCCGTGAAGAACAACTGAGTCATAAAGAAATTGCCGAACGACTTAATATTTCTACAAAAACAGTCGAAAACCATATTACAAAAGCCCTGCATACTATAAGATCTTGTATGGGCGAGAGTATGAGTATGGCGATGATTTTATGGCTTTCAAAAAATATCTTTTAG